In the genome of Terriglobia bacterium, the window TCGAAGTCGCGAGCGGTTTCACCGTCGATGGTGACGATGGGCAGTTTGCGGAAGTCCCAGCGCCGATGCAACTCGCGCGCCGGAATAACAGGCTCAAACGCCTGGGATTCCGAGAGAACGTCGGTCGGAAAGCGATGCGGGATATGGAATTTGCGAATGATGATTTCGACATCGACCCCGAAATCATCTTCGTAGCCGAGGATTTCGACTACGCGGCCCCGGGGATTCTGGGTGGCGGTGGGCCATTCCATAATCTCGACATCGACCACTACGCCTTCAAGGTCGTCGAATTGCTTGCGCTTCGCTTCACAGCCAAGTACACGATCAACGTTCGCTTTCGCGCGGCCCGAGCCGTGCAAAGCGTCTTGTTCGTCTTCTTCGCTCTCCGCCGGCCACTCCTTACCACGCGGAATGATAACGTCGACGGTAATCTTCTCGTCCATCGGCCGGACGTAGTTTTGGCGGTCGCCGTAATGGAAGGTGCCGACGACGGTTCCGTGGGCACGATCGATGATTTTGAGCACTCGGCCTTCGACCCGGCCCTCATCCTTGCGGCGGCCGAGTTCGACCAGCACCTTATCCCCGTGCATGGCCGGTCCGATCGCCACGGGTGGTATGTAGATGTCGCCGGCGATGGAGCGGCGGACCTCTTCGATATCTGGCGTTACGAATCCGTAGCCATCGCGGTGCATGTTCAGCCTGCCGACTACGATGTTCTGGTTGGCGGCGGCTTGAGCGAGGGTATAGCGGTCGCGCCCCGTTTCGAGCAGTTTGCCGCGACGCACCAATGAGTCGAGCATTTCTTGGAGTTCTCGGCGGTCGCTACCGCGGAGGCTCATTTCGCGGATGAGTTGCTTGTAACCGGCGCTTTGACGAGGCGACTTCTCGATTTGTTTCAGGACGCGGGATTCGGCGATCATTCTTGTCAGTTCTCGGTTCCCAGTTCCCAGTTTGAGTCCCCATGCAAGCAAAAGAGGCATGCATAGATCACCCAAAACGGATGAGTGCTATTCTTGCACCCGAACTGTACCTCTGTTCATGGCTGGCACCGATACCTTCGATGCTTTCAACCGTACTACTTCGGGCCTATAGTAGGCTAGGCGCGAACAAGAGACCCCTTTAGGGCATTCGTCGGATATAAGAATTGCCGCTGGCGCGACAAGATTACCGGGAAGAAGTGAAAGACTCCGAATGGGGAAAGCCGTTGCAAGTGGCGAACCTCACGCCAATCCAGCAATTCTGGTTTCAGAGCTTGAACGTCCGGTTTGGTAATGTACGTGCGGGTCTCGAACTGATCACCAACAACCATTCCCCTGAAAGGAATTTTTAGAAATGTGGAAGCCCTCCAACGCTCCTAATGCACCGTCCACACCCGAAAGGCCGCAGCCCTCGTCGCAGCCGACCCCGCAGCAGTCGACTCCGATTGAGCCGGTTCCAGTTTCGGCTCCCCGCAACGCTGCCCTGAACACCCAGGAGCAGGCGACGATCGGCAAGTCGCTGGTCATCAAGGGCGAGGTGACCGGTTCGGAGTCCCTTTACATTGATGGCCGTGTGGAAGGCTCGATCAACCTTTCCGGCAACCGGGTGACGGTTGGCCGCAATGGCGTCGTTTCGGCCAACATCAGCGCCCGTGAGATCGTCGTCCTCGGCAAGGTGCGCGGCAATCTGACCGCGACCGACCGCGTCGACATCCGCAATGAAGGATCGCTGACCGGCGACGTGGTTGCACAGCGCATCAGCATTGAAGACGGTGCCTTCTTCAAGGGCGGGATCGACATCCGCAAGCCCGGGCAGAAGGTCGAATCGATGCCGGACAGCAAGAGCGAAGAGAAGAGCGCGGCTCGCGCGTAGATTTCTACCGGGGTCGCGGCTCGCGGGCTGCGACCCTGTCGGTATAGCATTCCGGGCGAATCGGAGTAACATCCCCACTCGGAATACAGGAAGTTGGGGAAGCAATCATGTTTGAAAAGGTTCTACAGCTTCTCTCGATCCGATGCAGCCATCGGCGGCTTTCGCAGCCCTTCACCGCCGCCTCGGGCCAATCCATGGCTCGGGCCGCCGGTGACTGGGAGCCAGTAGCCGCCAGCGGCCCGGGGCATTATGTTGTTTGCCTGGAGTGCGGCAAGAAGTTCGGCTACGACTGGTCGGAGATGCGGGTCATCAAGTAACGTCCCATAGGCCGGGTGCCCCACATCGGGTGTTGATAGCCGATTTTGGGGCTCCACTTGGTCTTCATTCGTCACGGCGGAATTTCGTCGGAAGCCCTGGCACTTGCCGGGGCTTTTTTGTTGCAAAGTGGATGCCCCGGTTCGCAAACCTCTCACTTGCAGAACCTCCATTGCTATAGTGGAAACAATGGCAGCAACCACATTCACGCGGCTCAAGCAGACGGTTACTCAACGCGGTGCCGCGACTCTGGTTGCCTCGGGAATGCTTCTCAGCCGTATCGCAGGATTGATACGCGCACGCGTCTTCGCGCATTTTCTCGGCGCCTCCGTCGCTGCCGATGCCTTTTCGGCCGCGTTCCGGATACCCAACTTCCTGCAGAACCTTTTTGGTGAAGGCGTGCTCTCGGCGTCGTTCATACCCGTCTATGCACGGTTGAACGCCGAGAAAAGACACGATGAAGCCAGTCGCCTCGCCGAAGCTGTAGGCGCTTTACTCGCCGTAGTGACCGCCATCATCGTTGCGATGGGACTCCTGCTTGCGCCCGTTCTCGTGCACGTGATCGCCCCTGGCTTTCACGGCGAGAAGCGGGTCCTGACGGTCCAGCTCATCCGGATCCTATTCCCGGGTACTGGACTGCTCGTTTTCAGTGCCTGGTGCCTCGGAATACTGAACAGCCATCGCAGGTTCTTCTTGTCATACGCGGCCCCCGTTGTGTGGAACGCCGCCATGATCACAACCCTGCTCTGGAAAGGTCCTGGCGCCGCGCAGGACCACCTTGCGATAGACCTCGCCTGGGGTTCGGTGGTGGGCTCGGGCCTGCAGTTCGGGGTTCAGCTCCCGGTTGTATGGTCACTCTTGCGGCCAATCCAAAGCCTGGTTCGTTCCCGATCGTCGCACGTTCGCACCGTGGTCAAGAATTTCCTGCCAGTCTTCGTGAGTCGCGGAGTGGTCCAAATCAGCGCCTACGTGGATGCACTGCTCGCAAGTTTCCTCCCAACTGGAGCAGTCGCGGCCCTCTCTTACGCCCAAACTCTGAATCAGTTGCCTGTCAGCCTTTTCGGAATGGCGATCTCCGCCGCTGAACTGCCCGCAATGTCGAGCGCGCTGGGCACGGAGGAGGAGATAGCGGCGGCATTGCGCAGGAGAATCCTGCGCGGTCTCCAGCAGATCACATACTTCGTAGTACCATCCGCGGTTGCGTTCTTCGTTCTCGGCGATGTCGTCGTCGCCACGATCTACAAGTCAGGTATTTTCACGTCGCAGGACGTACGGTTTGTCTGGGCAGTTTTGGCAGGCGCGTCGGTAGGGCTGATCGCTACAACCTCGGGGCGCCTGTATTCGTCGGCGTTTTACGCTCTGCGCGATACTCGAACTCCGCTTCGGTTCGCCGTAATCCGCGTAACACTGACGTTGATCATGGGCTACATCTTTGCCCTGCCGATGCCGGTCTGGCTCGGCATCAATCGGCAGTGGGGAGTCGCCGGATTGACCTTTTCTGCCGGAATAGCCGGCTGGGTGGAGTTCATCCTTCTGCGCCGTTCACTTCATCAACGAATTGGCGCTGTCGAGTTTTCGTCTCTGTACCTTGCCAAGCTCTGGGCCGCGGCGATCATCGCGAGCGTTCCGGGATTGTTTCTCAACTGGCACCTTCCCATCCACTCGGCGGCAAAGCGCGGCATCATCATTCTCGCGGTTTATGGCGTGCTTTACCTCGCTATTGCCGCCCTGCTTGGGATCCAGGGAATGCTCGGACGCTTCCGCAATCGCGCTACATAGAGATGTGCGAAACTCCCCAGGTCACCTTGCACCTCGTACCTAGTACCTAGTACCTTCTTTTCATGATCCATCCATGGCACGACATCACCCCCGGCGAGCATCTTCCGTCCGAATTCAGTACAGTCATCGAGATCCCCTTCGGGTCGAGCGTGAAGTACGAACTGGACAAACAGAGCGGTCTGATTAAGCTGGACCGGGTGCTTTATTCCGCCGTCTACTACCCGGCGAACTACGGCTTCATTCCACAGACGCTCGCCGAAGACGAGGATCCGCTCGACGTTCTCGTCTTTTGCCAGGAACCAGTCGTCCCGCTGACGCTGATCCAGGCCCGGACCGTGGGGTTGATGACCATGCTCGACGCCGGGAAAAAGGACCACAAGATCATCGCCGTCGCGACCAAGGATCCGGAGTTCAATAGCTACAAAGAGATCGCCGAAATGCCCGAGCACCGGCTGCTGATGCTGCGTCGCTTCTTCCAGGACTACAAGCTGCTGGAGGGCAAAAAGGTCGAGGTCGACGAAATCCAACCAGCCAAGGACGCTTTCCCGGTGATTGAGGATTCGCTCCATCGCTATTCGCAGCAACGG includes:
- a CDS encoding polymer-forming cytoskeletal protein; the protein is MWKPSNAPNAPSTPERPQPSSQPTPQQSTPIEPVPVSAPRNAALNTQEQATIGKSLVIKGEVTGSESLYIDGRVEGSINLSGNRVTVGRNGVVSANISAREIVVLGKVRGNLTATDRVDIRNEGSLTGDVVAQRISIEDGAFFKGGIDIRKPGQKVESMPDSKSEEKSAARA
- the murJ gene encoding murein biosynthesis integral membrane protein MurJ, translated to MAATTFTRLKQTVTQRGAATLVASGMLLSRIAGLIRARVFAHFLGASVAADAFSAAFRIPNFLQNLFGEGVLSASFIPVYARLNAEKRHDEASRLAEAVGALLAVVTAIIVAMGLLLAPVLVHVIAPGFHGEKRVLTVQLIRILFPGTGLLVFSAWCLGILNSHRRFFLSYAAPVVWNAAMITTLLWKGPGAAQDHLAIDLAWGSVVGSGLQFGVQLPVVWSLLRPIQSLVRSRSSHVRTVVKNFLPVFVSRGVVQISAYVDALLASFLPTGAVAALSYAQTLNQLPVSLFGMAISAAELPAMSSALGTEEEIAAALRRRILRGLQQITYFVVPSAVAFFVLGDVVVATIYKSGIFTSQDVRFVWAVLAGASVGLIATTSGRLYSSAFYALRDTRTPLRFAVIRVTLTLIMGYIFALPMPVWLGINRQWGVAGLTFSAGIAGWVEFILLRRSLHQRIGAVEFSSLYLAKLWAAAIIASVPGLFLNWHLPIHSAAKRGIIILAVYGVLYLAIAALLGIQGMLGRFRNRAT
- a CDS encoding inorganic diphosphatase, with the translated sequence MIHPWHDITPGEHLPSEFSTVIEIPFGSSVKYELDKQSGLIKLDRVLYSAVYYPANYGFIPQTLAEDEDPLDVLVFCQEPVVPLTLIQARTVGLMTMLDAGKKDHKIIAVATKDPEFNSYKEIAEMPEHRLLMLRRFFQDYKLLEGKKVEVDEIQPAKDAFPVIEDSLHRYSQQRRKGFGK